From the Quercus lobata isolate SW786 chromosome 6, ValleyOak3.0 Primary Assembly, whole genome shotgun sequence genome, one window contains:
- the LOC115994766 gene encoding uncharacterized protein LOC115994766 isoform X5, with translation MVCSLGGSGRMAVMARVLAAGSYSQTMAEEVGHLKLAAQYICRELREADEANLLDEEDMHVFGLKPMSEPLNLVCCNACKKPVKASQYAAHAELCRSLNCTEEVILELNGSTGNRKPPRKERKKLLTAYANQATPVGEQEKSEPVDADDTAASEYQLGSQVRMASFAMDAKRNSARADAAPMMDVSRVISGNMDHSACVMPPPTKRSKLITTAHGLLSNDLETASVVTKSTSTLDVFPCRDSPKGTNSEGEMPNDCMIGYKKCGQIHQSCLPTKDIPVPLATKIYYSQRNNRLRSALNHLYCEASTKKLCSDMPSSKTIQENTMPLQVSSPRDSSAETMGDKLNRKIA, from the exons ATGGTATGCTCTCTTGGTGGAAGTGGGAGAATGGCAGTCATGGCAAGGGTTCTTGCAGCTGGGAGCTACTCGCAAACCATGGCAG AGGAAGTTGGGCACCTGAAATTAGCTGCTCAATACATCTGTAGAGAACTACGTGAGGCAGATGAAGCAAATTTGCTTGACGAAGAAg ATATGCATGTCTTTGGTTTGAAGCCTATGTCTGAACCTTTGAATTTG GTATGTTGCAATGCTTGCAAGAAGCCAGTAAAGGCCAGTCAATATGCGGCTCATGCAG aacTCTGTAGGTCGTTGAATTGTACAGAAGAAGTTATTTTGGAGCTTAATGGCAGTACAGGGAACAGAAAACCTCCAAGGAAGGAGAGGAAGAAATTACTTACTGCTTATGCTA ACCAAGCTACTCCGGTTGGGGAGCAAGAAAAGTCTGAACCCGTGGATGCTGATGACACTGCTGCATCAGAATACCAGTTGGGGAGTCAAGTTCGAATGGCTTCCTTTGCCATGGATGCAAAAA gaaactCAGCACGTGCAGATGCAGCACCTATGATGGATGTTTCAAGAGTTATTTCTGGAAATATGGACCACTCAGCCTGTGTAATGCCTCCTCCAACAAAACGTTCTAAATT GATAACAACTGCTCATGGACTTCTATCAAATGATCTAGAAACAGCATCTGTTGTTACAAAAAGCACAAGTACGTTGGATGTGTTCCCCT GCAGGGATTCTCCGAAAGGGACAAATTCAGAAGGTGAAATGCCTAATGATTGTATGATTGGCTATAAAAAGTGTGGGCAAATCCATCAATCGTGCCTGCCGACaaaag ATATTCCAGTTCCTCTTGCTACCAAAATATACTACTCACAAAGAAACAACCGTCTCCGTTCAGCACTTAATCATCTCTACTGTGAGGCATCAACTAAGAAACTTTGCAGTGACATGCCAAGTTCAAAAACAATACAGGAAAACACAATGCCCTTACAAGTTTCATCTCCAAGGGACTCTTCTGCTGAAACAATGGGTGACAAGCTCAACAGGAAG ATTGCATGA
- the LOC115994767 gene encoding tubby-like F-box protein 3, whose product MTNIRSIIQDMRSRSSRVVQDRFSAGPPSSSSSSAAAAAVEVEDGMNESCWANMPQELLREVLVKIEASESAWPLRKNVVACAGVCRSWRHITKEIVKIPELSGILTFPISVKQPGPRDSLIQCFIKRNRSSQTYYLYLSCTNGPAIAEDGKFLLAARKCRRPTCTDYIISLHADEMSKGSSTYIGKLRSNFLGTKFTIFDGQPPHAGAKITKSRSTRMVNSKQISPRVPAGNYSVAHISYELNVLGSRGPRRMQCTVDAIPSSAIEPGGVAPTQMDFSLGNVDFFPSMPFLRSKSNHMETFSSGPLASQKDGVLVLKNKAPRWHEQLQCWCLNFHGRVTVASVKNFQLVASPENGPSGPEHEKIILQFGKVGKDLFTMDFRYPISAFQAFAICLSSFDTKIACE is encoded by the exons ATGACAAATATACGGAGCATAATTCAGGACATGAGGTCCAGGTCGAGCAGGGTGGTGCAGGACCGGTTTTCGGCTGGGCCGCCGTCGTCGTCTTCGTCgtcggcggcggcggcggcggtcGAGGTAGAGGATGGTATGAACGAGAGCTGCTGGGCGAACATGCCGCAAGAGCTGTTGAGAGAAGTGCTGGTGAAGATCGAAGCTTCCGAGAGCGCGTGGCCTCTACGTAAGAACGTAGTCGCGTGTGCCGGAGTTTGCCGGAGCTGGCGTCACATCACCAAAGAGATCGTTAAGATTCCTGAACTTTCTGGAATCCTGACCTTCCCAATCTCCGTTAAGCAG CCTGGTCCAAGGGATTCTCTCATCCAGTGCTTTATAAAACGGAATCGGTCCTCTCAAACGTATTATCTTTACCTCAGTTGTACTAATG GTCCAGCCATTGCTGAAGATGGAAAATTCCTTCTTGCTGCACGGAAGTGTAGACGCCCCACATGCACAGATTATATCATTTCCCTACATGCTGATGAAATGTCAAAGGGAAGCAGCACCTATATTGGGAAACTAAG ATCAAACTTTTTGGGAACAAAGTTCACAATATTTGATGGGCAGCCACCTCATGCAGGTGCCAAGATTACAAAAAGTCGCTCCACTAGGATGGtgaattcaaaacaaatttcaCCAAGGGTACCTGCTGGCAACTATTCAGTAGCTCACATCTCATATGAACTTAATGTGTTGGGTTCCAG GGGTCCTAGGAGAATGCAGTGTACCGTGGATGCCATTCCTTCCTCTGCAATTGAACCTGGAGGAGTAGCCCCCACGCAGATGGACTTTTCCCTTGGAAATGTAGACTTCTTTCCCTCAATGCCTTTTCTCCGATCTAAATCAAATCACATGGAGACTTTCTCATCTGGACCACTGGCCAGTCAGAAAGATGGAGTTCTGGTATTAAAAAACAAGGCTCCCAGGTGGCATGAGCAGCTCCAGTGTTGGTGTTTGAACTTTCATGGACGAGTGACTGTTGCTTCGGTGAAAAACTTTCAATTGGTGGCTTCTCCAGAAAATGGTCCATCTGGACCAGAGCATGAGAAGATCATCCTCCAGTTTGGGAAAGTTGGGAAGGACTTGTTTACCATGGATTTCCGGTACCCTATCTCAGCATTCCAGGCATTTGCAATCTGTCTCAGCAGCTTTGACACCAAGATTGCTTGTGAGTGA
- the LOC115994766 gene encoding uncharacterized protein LOC115994766 isoform X4: MVCSLGGSGRMAVMARVLAAGSYSQTMAEEVGHLKLAAQYICRELREADEANLLDEEDMHVFGLKPMSEPLNLVCCNACKKPVKASQYAAHAELCRSLNCTEEVILELNGSTGNRKPPRKERKKLLTAYANQATPVGEQEKSEPVDADDTAASEYQLGSQVRMASFAMDAKRNSARADAAPMMDVSRVISGNMDHSACVMPPPTKRSKLITTAHGLLSNDLETASVVTKSTSRDSPKGTNSEGEMPNDCMIGYKKCGQIHQSCLPTKDIPVPLATKIYYSQRNNRLRSALNHLYCEASTKKLCSDMPSSKTIQENTMPLQVSSPRDSSAETMGDKLNRKGHTNTLSSVRSPDQILAQSSEVCLGKSGGYLSAGSFSNQFTVDNVLRPQPAPVGSMRSNYISKPYSLAGNSGKPLGTMQQPNGSVPVI; the protein is encoded by the exons ATGGTATGCTCTCTTGGTGGAAGTGGGAGAATGGCAGTCATGGCAAGGGTTCTTGCAGCTGGGAGCTACTCGCAAACCATGGCAG AGGAAGTTGGGCACCTGAAATTAGCTGCTCAATACATCTGTAGAGAACTACGTGAGGCAGATGAAGCAAATTTGCTTGACGAAGAAg ATATGCATGTCTTTGGTTTGAAGCCTATGTCTGAACCTTTGAATTTG GTATGTTGCAATGCTTGCAAGAAGCCAGTAAAGGCCAGTCAATATGCGGCTCATGCAG aacTCTGTAGGTCGTTGAATTGTACAGAAGAAGTTATTTTGGAGCTTAATGGCAGTACAGGGAACAGAAAACCTCCAAGGAAGGAGAGGAAGAAATTACTTACTGCTTATGCTA ACCAAGCTACTCCGGTTGGGGAGCAAGAAAAGTCTGAACCCGTGGATGCTGATGACACTGCTGCATCAGAATACCAGTTGGGGAGTCAAGTTCGAATGGCTTCCTTTGCCATGGATGCAAAAA gaaactCAGCACGTGCAGATGCAGCACCTATGATGGATGTTTCAAGAGTTATTTCTGGAAATATGGACCACTCAGCCTGTGTAATGCCTCCTCCAACAAAACGTTCTAAATT GATAACAACTGCTCATGGACTTCTATCAAATGATCTAGAAACAGCATCTGTTGTTACAAAAAGCACAA GCAGGGATTCTCCGAAAGGGACAAATTCAGAAGGTGAAATGCCTAATGATTGTATGATTGGCTATAAAAAGTGTGGGCAAATCCATCAATCGTGCCTGCCGACaaaag ATATTCCAGTTCCTCTTGCTACCAAAATATACTACTCACAAAGAAACAACCGTCTCCGTTCAGCACTTAATCATCTCTACTGTGAGGCATCAACTAAGAAACTTTGCAGTGACATGCCAAGTTCAAAAACAATACAGGAAAACACAATGCCCTTACAAGTTTCATCTCCAAGGGACTCTTCTGCTGAAACAATGGGTGACAAGCTCAACAGGAAG GGACATACAAACACCTTGTCTTCTGTGCGAAGTCCTGATCAAATTCTTGCACAGAGTTCAGAAGTATGCTTGGGTAAATCTGGAGGATACCTCTCAGCCGGTAGCTTCTCAAATCAGTTTACTGTTGATAATGTTCTGAGGCCTCAGCCTGCTCCTGTTGGATCGATGAGAAGCAACTATATTTCAAAGCCTTATTCATTGGCAGGAAATTCAG GAAAACCACTGGGGACCATGCAGCAGCCAAATGGAAGTGTTCCTGTTATATAG
- the LOC115994766 gene encoding uncharacterized protein LOC115994766 isoform X3, which translates to MVCSLGGSGRMAVMARVLAAGSYSQTMAEEVGHLKLAAQYICRELREADEANLLDEEDMHVFGLKPMSEPLNLVCCNACKKPVKASQYAAHAELCRSLNCTEEVILELNGSTGNRKPPRKERKKLLTAYANQATPVGEQEKSEPVDADDTAASEYQLGSQVRMASFAMDAKNAAPMMDVSRVISGNMDHSACVMPPPTKRSKLITTAHGLLSNDLETASVVTKSTSTLDVFPCRDSPKGTNSEGEMPNDCMIGYKKCGQIHQSCLPTKDIPVPLATKIYYSQRNNRLRSALNHLYCEASTKKLCSDMPSSKTIQENTMPLQVSSPRDSSAETMGDKLNRKGHTNTLSSVRSPDQILAQSSEVCLGKSGGYLSAGSFSNQFTVDNVLRPQPAPVGSMRSNYISKPYSLAGNSGKPLGTMQQPNGSVPVI; encoded by the exons ATGGTATGCTCTCTTGGTGGAAGTGGGAGAATGGCAGTCATGGCAAGGGTTCTTGCAGCTGGGAGCTACTCGCAAACCATGGCAG AGGAAGTTGGGCACCTGAAATTAGCTGCTCAATACATCTGTAGAGAACTACGTGAGGCAGATGAAGCAAATTTGCTTGACGAAGAAg ATATGCATGTCTTTGGTTTGAAGCCTATGTCTGAACCTTTGAATTTG GTATGTTGCAATGCTTGCAAGAAGCCAGTAAAGGCCAGTCAATATGCGGCTCATGCAG aacTCTGTAGGTCGTTGAATTGTACAGAAGAAGTTATTTTGGAGCTTAATGGCAGTACAGGGAACAGAAAACCTCCAAGGAAGGAGAGGAAGAAATTACTTACTGCTTATGCTA ACCAAGCTACTCCGGTTGGGGAGCAAGAAAAGTCTGAACCCGTGGATGCTGATGACACTGCTGCATCAGAATACCAGTTGGGGAGTCAAGTTCGAATGGCTTCCTTTGCCATGGATGCAAAAA ATGCAGCACCTATGATGGATGTTTCAAGAGTTATTTCTGGAAATATGGACCACTCAGCCTGTGTAATGCCTCCTCCAACAAAACGTTCTAAATT GATAACAACTGCTCATGGACTTCTATCAAATGATCTAGAAACAGCATCTGTTGTTACAAAAAGCACAAGTACGTTGGATGTGTTCCCCT GCAGGGATTCTCCGAAAGGGACAAATTCAGAAGGTGAAATGCCTAATGATTGTATGATTGGCTATAAAAAGTGTGGGCAAATCCATCAATCGTGCCTGCCGACaaaag ATATTCCAGTTCCTCTTGCTACCAAAATATACTACTCACAAAGAAACAACCGTCTCCGTTCAGCACTTAATCATCTCTACTGTGAGGCATCAACTAAGAAACTTTGCAGTGACATGCCAAGTTCAAAAACAATACAGGAAAACACAATGCCCTTACAAGTTTCATCTCCAAGGGACTCTTCTGCTGAAACAATGGGTGACAAGCTCAACAGGAAG GGACATACAAACACCTTGTCTTCTGTGCGAAGTCCTGATCAAATTCTTGCACAGAGTTCAGAAGTATGCTTGGGTAAATCTGGAGGATACCTCTCAGCCGGTAGCTTCTCAAATCAGTTTACTGTTGATAATGTTCTGAGGCCTCAGCCTGCTCCTGTTGGATCGATGAGAAGCAACTATATTTCAAAGCCTTATTCATTGGCAGGAAATTCAG GAAAACCACTGGGGACCATGCAGCAGCCAAATGGAAGTGTTCCTGTTATATAG
- the LOC115994766 gene encoding uncharacterized protein LOC115994766 isoform X1 — protein sequence MVCSLGGSGRMAVMARVLAAGSYSQTMAEEVGHLKLAAQYICRELREADEANLLDEEDMHVFGLKPMSEPLNLVCCNACKKPVKASQYAAHAELCRSLNCTEEVILELNGSTGNRKPPRKERKKLLTAYANQATPVGEQEKSEPVDADDTAASEYQLGSQVRMASFAMDAKRNSARADAAPMMDVSRVISGNMDHSACVMPPPTKRSKLITTAHGLLSNDLETASVVTKSTSTLDVFPCRDSPKGTNSEGEMPNDCMIGYKKCGQIHQSCLPTKDIPVPLATKIYYSQRNNRLRSALNHLYCEASTKKLCSDMPSSKTIQENTMPLQVSSPRDSSAETMGDKLNRKGHTNTLSSVRSPDQILAQSSEVCLGKSGGYLSAGSFSNQFTVDNVLRPQPAPVGSMRSNYISKPYSLAGNSGKPLGTMQQPNGSVPVI from the exons ATGGTATGCTCTCTTGGTGGAAGTGGGAGAATGGCAGTCATGGCAAGGGTTCTTGCAGCTGGGAGCTACTCGCAAACCATGGCAG AGGAAGTTGGGCACCTGAAATTAGCTGCTCAATACATCTGTAGAGAACTACGTGAGGCAGATGAAGCAAATTTGCTTGACGAAGAAg ATATGCATGTCTTTGGTTTGAAGCCTATGTCTGAACCTTTGAATTTG GTATGTTGCAATGCTTGCAAGAAGCCAGTAAAGGCCAGTCAATATGCGGCTCATGCAG aacTCTGTAGGTCGTTGAATTGTACAGAAGAAGTTATTTTGGAGCTTAATGGCAGTACAGGGAACAGAAAACCTCCAAGGAAGGAGAGGAAGAAATTACTTACTGCTTATGCTA ACCAAGCTACTCCGGTTGGGGAGCAAGAAAAGTCTGAACCCGTGGATGCTGATGACACTGCTGCATCAGAATACCAGTTGGGGAGTCAAGTTCGAATGGCTTCCTTTGCCATGGATGCAAAAA gaaactCAGCACGTGCAGATGCAGCACCTATGATGGATGTTTCAAGAGTTATTTCTGGAAATATGGACCACTCAGCCTGTGTAATGCCTCCTCCAACAAAACGTTCTAAATT GATAACAACTGCTCATGGACTTCTATCAAATGATCTAGAAACAGCATCTGTTGTTACAAAAAGCACAAGTACGTTGGATGTGTTCCCCT GCAGGGATTCTCCGAAAGGGACAAATTCAGAAGGTGAAATGCCTAATGATTGTATGATTGGCTATAAAAAGTGTGGGCAAATCCATCAATCGTGCCTGCCGACaaaag ATATTCCAGTTCCTCTTGCTACCAAAATATACTACTCACAAAGAAACAACCGTCTCCGTTCAGCACTTAATCATCTCTACTGTGAGGCATCAACTAAGAAACTTTGCAGTGACATGCCAAGTTCAAAAACAATACAGGAAAACACAATGCCCTTACAAGTTTCATCTCCAAGGGACTCTTCTGCTGAAACAATGGGTGACAAGCTCAACAGGAAG GGACATACAAACACCTTGTCTTCTGTGCGAAGTCCTGATCAAATTCTTGCACAGAGTTCAGAAGTATGCTTGGGTAAATCTGGAGGATACCTCTCAGCCGGTAGCTTCTCAAATCAGTTTACTGTTGATAATGTTCTGAGGCCTCAGCCTGCTCCTGTTGGATCGATGAGAAGCAACTATATTTCAAAGCCTTATTCATTGGCAGGAAATTCAG GAAAACCACTGGGGACCATGCAGCAGCCAAATGGAAGTGTTCCTGTTATATAG
- the LOC115994766 gene encoding uncharacterized protein LOC115994766 isoform X2, with translation MVCSLGGSGRMAVMARVLAAGSYSQTMAEEVGHLKLAAQYICRELREADEANLLDEEDMHVFGLKPMSEPLNLVCCNACKKPVKASQYAAHAELCRSLNCTEEVILELNGSTGNRKPPRKERKKLLTAYATTPVGEQEKSEPVDADDTAASEYQLGSQVRMASFAMDAKRNSARADAAPMMDVSRVISGNMDHSACVMPPPTKRSKLITTAHGLLSNDLETASVVTKSTSTLDVFPCRDSPKGTNSEGEMPNDCMIGYKKCGQIHQSCLPTKDIPVPLATKIYYSQRNNRLRSALNHLYCEASTKKLCSDMPSSKTIQENTMPLQVSSPRDSSAETMGDKLNRKGHTNTLSSVRSPDQILAQSSEVCLGKSGGYLSAGSFSNQFTVDNVLRPQPAPVGSMRSNYISKPYSLAGNSGKPLGTMQQPNGSVPVI, from the exons ATGGTATGCTCTCTTGGTGGAAGTGGGAGAATGGCAGTCATGGCAAGGGTTCTTGCAGCTGGGAGCTACTCGCAAACCATGGCAG AGGAAGTTGGGCACCTGAAATTAGCTGCTCAATACATCTGTAGAGAACTACGTGAGGCAGATGAAGCAAATTTGCTTGACGAAGAAg ATATGCATGTCTTTGGTTTGAAGCCTATGTCTGAACCTTTGAATTTG GTATGTTGCAATGCTTGCAAGAAGCCAGTAAAGGCCAGTCAATATGCGGCTCATGCAG aacTCTGTAGGTCGTTGAATTGTACAGAAGAAGTTATTTTGGAGCTTAATGGCAGTACAGGGAACAGAAAACCTCCAAGGAAGGAGAGGAAGAAATTACTTACTGCTTATGCTA CTACTCCGGTTGGGGAGCAAGAAAAGTCTGAACCCGTGGATGCTGATGACACTGCTGCATCAGAATACCAGTTGGGGAGTCAAGTTCGAATGGCTTCCTTTGCCATGGATGCAAAAA gaaactCAGCACGTGCAGATGCAGCACCTATGATGGATGTTTCAAGAGTTATTTCTGGAAATATGGACCACTCAGCCTGTGTAATGCCTCCTCCAACAAAACGTTCTAAATT GATAACAACTGCTCATGGACTTCTATCAAATGATCTAGAAACAGCATCTGTTGTTACAAAAAGCACAAGTACGTTGGATGTGTTCCCCT GCAGGGATTCTCCGAAAGGGACAAATTCAGAAGGTGAAATGCCTAATGATTGTATGATTGGCTATAAAAAGTGTGGGCAAATCCATCAATCGTGCCTGCCGACaaaag ATATTCCAGTTCCTCTTGCTACCAAAATATACTACTCACAAAGAAACAACCGTCTCCGTTCAGCACTTAATCATCTCTACTGTGAGGCATCAACTAAGAAACTTTGCAGTGACATGCCAAGTTCAAAAACAATACAGGAAAACACAATGCCCTTACAAGTTTCATCTCCAAGGGACTCTTCTGCTGAAACAATGGGTGACAAGCTCAACAGGAAG GGACATACAAACACCTTGTCTTCTGTGCGAAGTCCTGATCAAATTCTTGCACAGAGTTCAGAAGTATGCTTGGGTAAATCTGGAGGATACCTCTCAGCCGGTAGCTTCTCAAATCAGTTTACTGTTGATAATGTTCTGAGGCCTCAGCCTGCTCCTGTTGGATCGATGAGAAGCAACTATATTTCAAAGCCTTATTCATTGGCAGGAAATTCAG GAAAACCACTGGGGACCATGCAGCAGCCAAATGGAAGTGTTCCTGTTATATAG
- the LOC115994768 gene encoding inactive beta-amylase 9 codes for MEVSVIGSSQVKTELAYRELGFCNLKGGKTVIPSKNRVCFGRSTDWRKSGIRFTLRATAAIQSEPLRSDSVSCRSRRSKSHDNVRLFVGLPLDSISDCNAVNHAKAIAAGLKALKLLGVEGVELPVWWGTVEKEAMGKYEWSAYLALAEMVQDAGLKLHVSLCFHACKQHKLSLPEWVSRIGESKPSIFFTDRAGQQYKECLSLAVDDLPVLDGKTPVQVYREFCESFKSSFSSFMGSTITGISMGLGPDGELRYPSHQRLVKSNKITGVGEFQCYDKNMLSILKQHAEANGNPLWGLGGPHDAPTYDESPNSNNFFRDHGGSWGSPYADFFLSWYSNQLISHGERLLSLASSTFSETATTVYGKVPLIHSWYKTQSHPSELTAGYYNTTTRDGYEAVTDMFARNSCKLMLPGMDLSDEHQPHESLSSPELLLAQIRTACRKHGVEVSGQNSSATGAPRGFEQIKKNLVGDNVVDLFIYQRMGAYFFSPEHFPSFTKFVRSLNQSELHSDDLPEEKEEAADSLRVSSDSVVQMQEA; via the exons ATGGAGGTTTCGGTGATTGGAAGCTCTCAGGTTAAGACGGAGTTGGCTTACAGGGAGCTTGGGTTTTGTAATTTGAAGGGTGGCAAAACTGTAATTCCCTCGAAGAACAGGGTCTGTTTTGGTCGGAGCACCGATTGGAGAAAGTCTGGGATCCGATTCACTCTCAGGGCTACTGCTGCTATTCAATCTGAACCGCTCCGATCCGATTCCGTTTCGTGTCGTTCTAGAAGATCCAAATcg CATGATAATGTAAGATTGTTTGTTGGGCTTCCTTTGGATTCTATTTCTGACTGCAATGCAGTAAACCATGCTAAAGCAATTGCAGCTGGCCTAAAAGCTTTGAAGCTGTTGGGAGTTGAAGGTGTAGAGCTCCCAGTTTGGTGGGGAACAGTGGAGAAAGAAGCCATGGGGAAGTATGAGTGGTCAGCCTATCTTGCTCTTGCTGAAATGGTTCAGGATGCAGGTCTCAAGCTTCATGTCTCGCTCTGCTTCCATGCATGCAAACAACACAAACTTTCACTCCCTGAGTGGGTATCCCGGATTGGTGAATCCAAACCCAGTATTTTTTTCACTGATCGGGCAGGGCAGCAGTACAAAGAGTGTTTATCACTAGCTGTTGATGATCTTCCTGTGCTTGATGGGAAGACTCCAGTCCAAGTCTACCGTGAATTTTGTGAGAGCTTTAAGTCTTCTTTCTCATCTTTCATGGGCTCCACAATCACG gGCATCTCTATGGGTCTCGGACCAGATGGTGAGCTCCGATATCCTTCACACCAGAGGCTAGTCAAAAGTAATAAAATCACAGGGGTTGGAGAATTCCAGTGTTATGATAAAAACATGCTTAGCATTCTAAAGCAACATGCTGAAGCAAATGGAAATCCTCTATGGGGACTCGGTGGTCCTCATGATGCCCCCACTTATGATGAGTCACCCAACTCGAACAACTTTTTTAGGGACCATGGTGGATCATGGGGGTCTCCATATGCTGACTTCTTCCTTTCCTGGTACTCAAACCAGCTTATATCTCATGGAGAACGTCTCCTCTCTCTTGCATCTTCAACTTTCAGTGAGACTGCTACTACGGTATATGGCAAAGTCCCACTAATACATTCTTGGTATAAAACTCAGTCCCACCCTTCTGAGCTGACAGCTGGGTACTATAACACAACCACTAGAGACGGTTATGAAGCGGTTACAGATATGTTTGCAAGGAATTCATGCAAACTGATGTTGCCTGGAATGGACTTATCAGACGAGCACCAGCCCCATGAATCTCTCTCAAGTCCTGAGTTATTACTTGCCCAGATCAGGACAGCTTGCAGAAAGCACGGTGTTGAAGTCTCTGGACAAAACTCGTCAGCTACAGGGGCTCCTCGTGGCTTTGAGCAGATAAAGAAGAATTTGGTGGGCGACAATGTTGTGGACTTGTTCATTTACCAGAGAATGGGAGCGTATTTTTTCTCTCCAGAGCATTTTCCTTCATTCACAAAGTTCGTGCGGAGTCTTAACCAATCTGAATTGCATTCAGATGATCtgcctgaagaaaaggaagaagctgCCGACTCTTTGCGTGTAAGTTCAGACTCAGTTGTTCAAATGCAAGAAGCTTAG